The genome window GGACCGTGAGATGGGAGGTGCAGAACAGGGCTGGGAGGTGTTCACATTCACGGAGACAGCTCCCAGGCATGGGGAGGCAGGAAGGGGGAGGCAGGGGAAAGAGAGGAGActgcagagaggggaggagaaggccGGAGGCGAGGAAAAGAACAGCAGGCGGGAGGGCCCGGGGTCCCAGGGAGGGACCATGTTGTGCtgtgtgaggggagggggccctggTCTCCTGCACCTGGGGCTGCAGGGGTGTCCTTGGGAATGGCACCCCCAGGTGAGGCCTGGGCCAAGCAAGTCAGAGGGGGGGtgaggagagagaggtggggaggaagcCAGGACCCAGGAAAAggaagcaggggacacagggagggaagggggcgaGCGGGGGAGGCTGTGTGGGGCTGGGCCCTCATGCCACCCTTGGGAAAGggcccttccttcctccaggcTCAGACTTGCCCCAACTCGCGGGGCCAGCAAGGGAGACCCTGGCAGACACAGGCCCCCTGCTTCGCAGTCCGGGACAAAGGCAGGCTGTGTCCACGGTGCCCAGAAATCCAAGCTCAGAGCTCTCTGCTCCCAAAGGGCACACATCCCTGGGCGGGAACAGGAGATGGGGAGGCCGAGGCTCCAGGAGGCACATCTTCCTGCCTGTCGGTGGCAAGGTGCTTAGAACGGGGCCTGGGCACACGGCCAATGCTCAATGGGTGTCAGCTCCGGTGGCTGTTATTACAAAGCCGGGCTCCTCTGCTGCATCTGGAGCCCTCCCAGGCTGTGCCGTCTCCACACTTTCCCGGCCCAGACCCTGGCCCTCGCTCCAAGGGGCTGGGCATCTAGGAAAACCCTCCAGGGCACCAGCCAAGAGAGGTGGGAGGACAGATGGTGGGTTCCAGCTCCCCTGAGCATAGCCTGCCTGTGGGCTGCAATGGGTTTGAAGGCAGGTGAGGCACTCTTTTGCCCAGGACCCAAAATGCACAAGACTCTTTAGGACTCAGATGCCTCCTGGGCCAGGCCAGGACCTGTGATACAAGGGAAAATCACAGGGCGTTGGGGGAAGGCCGGTGTCCTTGAGACCCACCCTCGTGGAGTGCGATGTCGGCTCCCATTCCTCCCAATGGAGCCAGTGAAGCCAGCACTGGAACCTTAGGGAGGCAGGAATAAGGAGCACCCAGGGCTGCGTTTACCTTTCTCttgggaaggaaggcaggatgGGGTGAAAAGGCACAGGCTTGGAGTGCAGACCCAGAACCGACACTCTTCCTGGCCATGTgaacttgggtaagttacttaacttccccaagtctcagtttcatcctctgtaaaatggatagGCTGATACATTCCTGGAGGGATTAAAGAAGGAACCTCGATGCCAGCACCTGGCAGCTGTGGGTGCTCAACAAACACTGGTTGCTTCCTCTTCCCTGAAGGGGGACTGAGGGCCTCCCTTCCCCTAGTTAATGGTGGGCGTGTTGATCAATGGTGACCTTGAGAGGCTGTGTTGAGGGCTGTCCCACTTGCAAGAGACTCAGTTAGGCAACTGGGCACCTGGATGTTCCTGAAGCTGGACATCAGGCTGACCTTGGCCCTGCCCACAGACAGAAGGGCACGGACCATCCAGGACACCAGAGGCAGCACGTGATGGATGCAAAGCAAAGGACAGCCAGGCCTGTCTTGTTCCCCACTGTCCGCCAACACTAACACAGCCCCCAGGCTGAGGAGGTCAACACAGAGAGCCTTGTGGGCTGGGGTGGAAGAGGAGTTTGAGCGCAGGACTCCCTTGAAATGCAAGTTGTAAAATGTCAACATAATTACGAAAATGCAAACACAGGAACATTTACATATGGGAACTAATGATTTTTAATGATGATAACCAGCTTGGTTAAATCAAATTATTAGCTTTGACAATTGATGGCAGACAGGAACtttcagctcggtgctgtgtgaccacctagaggggtggggtagggagggtgggagggagtcgcaagagggaggagatatggggatacatgcttacgtatagctgattcactttgttataaagcagaaactaacacaccattgtaaagcagttatcctccaataaagatgttaaaacaaacaaaaacaaaaacaggaacttAATGAATTTGCTGATTGGTCTTGCCTGCTAAAAAGATACTACAGTCGTTGGTCTAACCTAGATACATGTATCTGGGCGCTTGGACaatgcccccaacacacacacacacacacacacacacacacacacacagctccccTGCCAGAGAGTATATCTCTCCCATCAGCTCAGAGGATCCTATAGGGTGGGGTTCTTCTCCCTCCATTACTTCTTGTGTTTTCGTTTCTGCTCTGATACACTCTGTGCATGATTGCTGCTCAGGAGACAGTCCCTGGGGAATACAGGATTGTAGGGACAGAGTCAGGGAGAGGAAGAACATTAAGAATTGGAGTCCTGCATCCAACACTTTTGCACACATGATCTCTTTTGACCCCAAAGGGACTCTTcttactattattcccattttatagcttaggaaactaaggcacagtgGGAGAggtgggttggtggtggtggttcacACAGCTGGTGGTAAGGGTTGAGCCAGGCTGGGAACCAAGTTCTGTTGATGGCATCGTCCCTTGTCTTCTCTTACTGTGGAAGGGACTTGGGGCCAGGAAGAGGCCCTCTTCAGCTGGGGGgagcagagaaaaaaatctcCCCGAATAAGGAGCTGGGAACCCACTGGTACAGGAAAAGGTATTTAGGGGCCATTCAGGAATGGGGAGCCAGACCTCAGGGCTCATTGCTGGGATTCTCTGTGAGCCGGAAGATGGAAACAAGGCCTCCCATCTCCAGAGACACCCTGGCAGCAATTATGTCTGCAGAGCTTCTACTAAGGGACATGTCAGAGGAGAAATCCTGGGGCTAGTTCAAGAAGATGTGCAGAGAGGACCCCCTACcctgaaaaacacacacacaccagcatcAACCAGGGAGGGGTCTCCCAgcgctgggggcaggggtgctggGCCTATGGTTCTATGAATAATGCAATGAGCtcaggcagaggctggtgtggggTCCGGGCTGGGGCTGAGGCAGACAACGGGCAGACACTCCCAAGAGACAGCTCACCCAAACCACcctctgtgatgccaccaggCGGTTACACTGCAAACACGGCCCCTCGCTGGGGCAGCCGCGGGAGACACGGCCGTCTCTCACCTGGGACTTGCAGATGGAAGCATTAGTCGgacagatggagggagggagagtgtgCTGAAACCACCTCAGGCCCTGGCCAGGTTCCTCCCATAAACAGGCCAGTCTGCGAGGCTCCATGGGCTTGCTGCTGCTCTGGAGCTGGGGAGACACGAAGGGCGGGGCCTTTTCCCCTGCCCTAGGCTGGTGGAGCAGACACAGCCCCTGCCATCTGACCCTCCAGGCCAATGGCAAAGACGGCCTGTACCATGCAGCAGCTTTGGGGAGCCTGGTCTTATTTGGGGGAATCACATTTCCTGCACTCTGATTCTGGGGCCTGCCATTAGTTAGAGGCAAAATATTCCCTATCAGGATACTCAAGATTGAGAGCCATTAATAACAGACCTAAGCCAACGGCCAGGAGgtaggctgggggagggaaggggcagcagAGTAGAAGGGCACAAGAGGGGCTTCTGGCTTGCTGTCCACTGCCCCAAGTAAGGAAGCAGCTCCAAACTGGGGCAGCACTACTGTGTCCATGGCCTTGCCAGCCCCGTGGGTGGAGGTAGCCTGGACACTGTGTCCATGTGGCCTGGACATCTCCCCAGGGAGCCTTCATGAGGAAGAGAGCCTATCTTCAGAGACATTGGCTATGACCCCAGGATGCCTGGCCAGGCATGGTGGATTGATTTGGCAACTCCAAAATTCCTTCCCAGAAGGAACAGTTCTCTTCTCAAGTTGAACCCAGTGATTTAGAACAAGGAAAACTGAAGAATTAGCCTGCCACTGGACCCAGCCCTAGGACAGGAATTGCCACCAGGGCAGAAGAATCAGGTCCAAGGTAGGAAGGAGGAGGCCTCCTTTCTAGCCCCTGGCCCCAGCCATAGATGGTTCCACCCTCTCCAGAAATCTCTTCACATATTGTACATTCCTCCACTAGCGCAGCATGTAGTCATTAAATACACTGCGTTCTTCTCTAGACAATGAGCTGCTTGAGTGCCAGGAGGATGTGCCTGACTCAGAGTGGGCGTCTGGTGTTTGCTgtggagatggatggatggatgaatagacgAATaagcagatggatggatggatggatgaatggacggTTGAcatatagatggatagatgaatacTACACCCATATCCACCAACACCTCGAGTGGCCACTGTATGATCTGTCTTATTCTTGAGTTAGAATTGTATTAGCCCTTCTCCATTATAGCTCCATGCAACTGATCCAAATGTCCACACAAGTGTCCTCACCCTGCAAAATTTCCTTCTCAGAAGTGAGTTAGAGGCCAAGGCCTATTTCCCCCCACCCTTCTAAAACCCCACTCAGGACTGTGGTGGATCAAAGAACATCCACCGCCCTGTTGGCACACGAGCAAGGAAGGAGAAGGGTCAGGGTCGGAACTGGTTATGGAATGGGAAGGCTTCCAAGGGAAAGTGAGATGGAGCCCCGCCGGCACCCCATTCAATCCCAAACTGGTATCCAGACAGGGAGTGAGGGAAGGCCATCCAAGCAGCAGTGGTCCTggcactccccacccccaaacctctCTGACCATGAGGTGGAACCTCCAGTACTGGGTAGAATCATGAACTAGAAATCACCCTTACCCTGTAACTAAGCGAGCCCCAAGCCCCAGTCTAACCCCAATAACAATAGAATAGCAAACACTTATGTAGCAATCACCATGTTCCAGGCACCAATCCAAGGGCTTTACATATAGTAACTCATTTAAAccccacaacaaccctatgaggtaaggattcttgttatcctcattttacaaatgaggaaactaagacacagagaggttacataacttgttcaaggtcgaTATCTATTAAGTGGCAGAGCACAATTTGTACCCAGAAATCCTGAGTTCTGAGTCCTTGCTAACCACTGGATCGTCCTGCCAAATGTAACTCTGCCCTGAATTCAAACTCCAACCCAACCCAACCCTAATGTCACCCTCTTCAGTACAACCCTAACTTCCATCCCCAACTCTCACCATTCACCTTTCATACCTTGACCCCACCAGTAATAGAATCCTCTAGAAATAAATTCCATTGCCACAAAATATATGATAAATGATACCAGAAGGAGGCAAACAGACAGAATACAGAATGTGGGACATTTCACAGGACAACTGACCTGGTTTCTTCAACAAGTCAGtggcatggaaaaaaaaacattaaaaggggagggagaaatgCTCTAgattcaaaaacttaaaaataataacaaccaaATATGAAATGTGGCTCTTGTTTGGATCCTGCCCAGTATGAATAAATGAAccataaaaagacatttttgagacAGTTGAAGCAGTTCGATAATGGGCTATTAAATGCTACCAAGGAACAAGTGTTAATTTTGTTAGGTGTGATAATGACATTGTGGTCCTGTAAGGAAATGTTCATTATACATTAACAGTTGGTTTTCATTATCTTTGGAAGTTATATAAAGTCACCAAAACACTGAATTATTGAATACTAAACCATTGTTCTCAGGGGATACACAAGGTTAGATTCCTGTGAGTTTCTGGTCACAGTTTCATCAATTGATCAATACGtagccttgttttatgtgtgtttctgtttaaagacaccttatttaatatatattgtttattcattaacattgaatttGTCCAATAGCACTATAATTCATGAAAGTGAATAATTCATAAGCCTAAATAAAGCTTATCTAACATACGTTTTCTCCCCAAGGCACACCATAGCCTTTTTGAGCTCAaaaacactagacagcacttcagcactatgcttggggaccatttgaaacagaaaaatcaccaaaaaaaaaggcacaaaaatgcaaaaaatgtgGCGCCAGACAGACTGTGTAAAGGCCGCTTGCTATGGCAGAAcaaattgttaagagagtagatcttaaatgttctccccacaaaaaagaaaatggtaattatgtgatgtgatggaggtATTAGCTAATGTTATGgctgtaatcattttgcaatataagtTTATCAGATCAACaccttgtacaccttaaacttacgcaacgttatatgtcaattatatctcaataaagctggaacaaacaaaaaacaaaaaggcagaacATTGGCTTGTTTGACCTCAGCTGAGGACAGCTGGCAACTCAGATTTTTGACCACTCTGTGAATGACCACAAAAGCACAGCAGTGTTGATTTTGGCCTTACAAATAAAATTTAGCAGTAGGTGAACTTGCAAATTCAGAATTCGTGAATAATGAGCAATAACTCTTCTAAGAGTGAAATGGCATTTTGTCTGGGATTTGCTGTAAATCACTTCATCGGCGGGACAAAGGATGAGGAAAGAGGAGATGAAGCAAATGTGGGAAAATATTGATAACTGTTGACCTTGGAGGACGGATGTATGCAATATCAGGTCTGTCAGTCCATGTCCTCCAAGATGggattaaaagtttttattttattagaggAAATACCTGTGAGAAAGAGAATAGAGAAGGGGCAGAAAGGCTGGGAGAGCCGTCATTCTATTGATAAATGCAAGTCTGCCCCTGaatgaaggagggaggagagagactgGGGAGGTGCATCTGAGACTTCAGGGCTGACTTGGAGTCTGAGGACAGTTGCACAAAGCTGAAGTCGCCAGCACAGGAGCCCAGATCTCCCAGGACGGGGTGGCCTTAGTGTACCTGCCATGCTAGCAGGGTCCGGCCCTGGGGAGGTGCAGCCCCTGCCCCACTAGAGCCCAGCATTTGGACCCCAGGTCAATTAAGACACCTGCAGTAGAGCACGCTCTCTTGGCCACCACATAAAGAGTTCATTAAACTATTTACTTCTGAGTATGTTGGGAACTTTTCTCAATGAatagtaaaaggaaaaagaatggaaagtgtAGAAAATTTTAGGGGAAAGGAACGTATAACCAAGCTACCATATGTAGCAGGGTTTGGAAGCACAGAGTACAGACTGATTGATGGCAGGCAGTCTACACAAGCAATCCTTCTCATTTTAATACTACAAGTTTGTATCATAATGCTCTATGGTTTCCAAATCACTTCCACTTCTCCCTATTGAACATTCACACCTACTACAAGAGATGGCAAAAGCagatattggggtatagttataGCCACTGGACAGATGAGTGCATCTCTCTGAGTACCCAGACCTCACTTTGGTTAAGGGAGTTGCCTAGAGTCATCCAGCTGAGCGGGAGCCAGGCGAGAAGGCTGGGCCCGATTTTCAGTCCAGTGACCTTCCAGACCTGTCCGTGGCCCACCCTCCAGGCATTAAGGCTTAGGCTGTGGGCTGAGTCCCTCTGGATCCATATGGAGCTGCCACACTGCTGTGCCCAATCTCCCTTGGAATAAAGAATGCTTGCTTTGTAAGCTGAATAAGGGCTCAAAGTCAGTCTGGAGAGGGAGGCGGATTAAAGCTCTGTCTGAGGCCAAGGTCAAGGGTTAGTCAGGCTAGAACAGGGTCACTCTGAGGTCAAGGTTAAGGACTGGCCTGCGCATGGGGAGTGACACTCAGCCCAGTGCTGACCACCGTGGGCCCGAACCACCCCTTCCCTGGCCCTCAGCCCTCTAACCCTGCTCTCCGAGGCCCCTCTGGACCTGAGGACACGAGGGGTGACCGCACCTACAGCTGAGGCACCCTGTGTCTGTCCCTCAGGCTCCTTTGCATCTGGCGCAGCTTGGGCTCACCCGCGATGATTTCCCAGGAGCGTTTCGCAAGCCAGCTGTCTGCATTTAAGCCCACTGACAACAAGAGCTTTGGGATGAGATCTGTCCTAACCGCTGCCCCTTGCTACAGACTTAATTACAGAGCCCAGCCGCAGTAAGTGGCCACCTTCCGCCCCCGACACAGGGCACAGGAGGGGGCAGGCTTGTGCTCCTCGAGGAGGTATCAGGGAGAGAAGTCACACAGCCTTTCCCAACAGTGGGACCTGCCTCAGTCAAAACTGTGGCCGCGGAGGTGACGGCCTCACATTCCCTTTCTGTGTTCCTCCCCCCATTTCAGCAATAGTCTCTCATCCACCAGACAGCCCCTCCCCTCATCCGCCCTGAAAGGGAAGGTCTGGCTGTCCCGCCATCCTGTGAAAGGCGTCTGAAGGGGCAACGCTGGAGCCCGAGAGAGGTCGCTCTGCAGTCAGAGCCAAGTGGAGCGACATGGAGACTGTTTCTGGCTTCAGGGCCCTCCTGGTGCCCGGCAGCAGCACGTCCCCGCACAGCacgtccccccccaccccgcacagcACGGCGCCCCCCACACAGCACGGCCCCCTCACACAGCACGGCCCCCTCACACAGCACGCCCCCCCCCGCACAGCACGTCCCCCCAGCACAGCACGCCCCCCCCCCGCACAGCACGGCCCCCCCCCCGCACAGCacggccccctcccacccccgcacAGCACGTCCCCCCAGCACAGCATGGCCCCCCCCGGCACAGcacggccccccccccccgcacagcACGGCCCCCCCTGCAcagcacgcccccccccccccgcacagcACGCGCCCCCTCGCACAGCACGGCCCCCACGCACAGCacggcccccccaccccggcacAGCACGGCCACCCCCGCCCCGCGCACAGCACGTCCCCCCAGCACAGCATGGCCCCCCCCCGCACAGCACGCCCCCCCCCCGCACAGCacggccccctcccacccccgcacAGCACGTCCCCCCAGCACAGCACGGCCCCCCCCCGCACAGCACGCGCCCCCTCGCACAGCacggcccccccaccccggcacAGCACGGCCACCCCCGCCCCGCGCACAGCACGTCCCCACCGCACAgcacccccccaacccctgcacAGCACGGCTCCACTGCACAGCACGGCCCCCCCCCCGCACTATGGCAGGAGCAATGTCCTCGTCTTCTTTGGTGTACCGGCCCTGAGCCAAGGCTTCCGGATGGGCTCTTCTGAGCCATCTGAGAGAAGGCAGGTGCTAGGGTACTGCTGACTcggtgggcaggactgtgcttCCCTGTGCCAGGTCATGCCCACCACCCCACCTTGTCTGTGGGACCCTCTCCCCACAGCTAGTCACCTGGGAGCCCACCTCAGAAAACTCTAGCAAATCTGTCCTGCCTCCCCACCTACACTGCCCTACCCTGAGGTGGACCTCTGGACCCCAGCAGTAGCTGGTGCACGGCTCCACAAGGGCATCCATCATTTCTCAATGCAGCTCAGCCCTACAGCAATAGGTCCACACTGAGGTCAGCTGACAACGTGCAAGGCCAAGTCTGTGTTCCTAAGGCTCCACAAGCTGAGAGTGGCTTTTACAGATGAACATTCGCAATCAGTCAGATGACTGGGACCACTAACTTTAAATCCcagttggggacttccctcgtggtccagtggtaaagaatccaccttccaatgcaggcgactcaggttcgacccctggtcggggaattaagatcccacatgctgcaggggacctaagccctcgcgccacaactactgagttcgtgtgccgcaactagagaaaaacccgagcactgcaacaaagatcccgcatgccacatctcagacctgatgcagccaagaaaataaataaataaaaataaataaatatatttttttaagaaatcccAATTGAgcaaaatggtatatctctccaaaaATACTCCATTTTTCACATTTGTAgacctgtattatttttttaaattgtactctattattattattattattatatataatttcatcaataaaaatttgtgggaatttgttttctctctagttATATAAGTACCTATAATATCCTCAGTTTTCCAGCTTGGCCTGCAAAgtctaaatatttactatttagcCCCTTACAGGAAAAGCTTGCCAACTGCTAGCCAACTGCTTGTCTAAATTCTTCCTTTGAACATTCCAGTCCCTTAGTCTTAAGTAGCCCTGCTTCGCTCTAACCCGACCGGACTTCATGAGTTCCAATCCTGACCCTTCCATACACTATCTTGGGTAAGCTATTTATActctctggggctcagttttctaatctataaaatggggatattaata of Eschrichtius robustus isolate mEscRob2 chromosome 15, mEscRob2.pri, whole genome shotgun sequence contains these proteins:
- the LOC137777379 gene encoding uncharacterized protein; translated protein: METVSGFRALLVPGSSTSPHSTSPPTPHSTAPPTQHGPLTQHGPLTQHAPPRTARPPSTARPPPAQHGPPPAQHGPLPPPHSTSPQHSMAPPGTARPPPPAQHGPPCTARPPPPAQHAPPRTARPPRTARPPHPGTARPPPPRAQHVPPAQHGPPPHSTPPPRTARPPPTPAQHVPPAQHGPPPHSTRPLAQHGPPTPAQHGHPRPAHSTSPPHSTPPTPAQHGSTAQHGPPPALWQEQCPRLLWCTGPEPRLPDGLF